In Candidatus Nitronauta litoralis, one DNA window encodes the following:
- a CDS encoding NADH-quinone oxidoreductase subunit J, whose protein sequence is MVFDLFNQGLTLGVGMTAILAALGVVMCSSPIYSALYLIGHMVCLALLFLLYNAEFIAAVQVVVYAGAVMILFLFIIALLGAKKEDLKLTDITFEKFLAGSFVGTLFCELLMTLAVGETRPVLGEMTPEKLEQIGSAKAIGLTLFSKHLIPFELASILLLVATVGVICLAKFQVKPIRRNTR, encoded by the coding sequence ATGGTTTTTGATCTGTTCAACCAGGGATTGACCCTCGGTGTGGGCATGACGGCGATCCTGGCTGCACTTGGAGTGGTGATGTGTTCTTCACCAATATACAGTGCCCTTTATCTGATCGGACACATGGTATGTCTTGCGCTTCTTTTTCTGCTTTATAACGCAGAGTTCATCGCTGCAGTGCAAGTGGTGGTTTATGCCGGAGCCGTGATGATCCTGTTCCTCTTTATCATCGCTTTGCTTGGCGCAAAAAAAGAAGACTTGAAACTGACCGATATCACCTTTGAAAAATTTCTTGCAGGGTCTTTTGTTGGAACCTTGTTTTGTGAATTGTTGATGACCCTGGCGGTTGGAGAGACCAGGCCGGTTCTGGGTGAAATGACCCCTGAAAAACTGGAACAGATTGGCAGTGCCAAGGCTATCGGCCTGACCCTGTTTTCAAAGCATTTGATTCCCTTCGAGCTGGCGTCGATTCTTCTGTTGGTCGCGACGGTGGGGGTTATCTGCCTTGCCAAATTTCAAGTAAAACCGATTCGTCGGAACACGAGGTAA
- the nuoE gene encoding NADH-quinone oxidoreductase subunit NuoE — MFVFSEESEKEIERNLAKYPFKKSALLPLLHVAQDQEGYVTPEAMEEIGKRLDVSPAYVESVATFYTMFHTRPVGKYVILFCHNISCKLLGADDLLDYTAKKLGIEVGGTTTDKKFTLLREECLAACCGGPMMRVNEDFHEFLTKDKIDKILASLP; from the coding sequence ATGTTTGTTTTCTCCGAGGAATCAGAAAAGGAAATCGAGAGAAACCTGGCCAAATACCCCTTCAAGAAATCCGCGTTATTGCCTTTGTTGCATGTGGCGCAGGATCAGGAGGGTTATGTTACCCCTGAGGCTATGGAGGAAATTGGGAAACGGCTCGATGTTTCTCCTGCCTACGTTGAATCGGTTGCTACTTTTTACACCATGTTCCACACCCGGCCAGTGGGGAAGTACGTCATTCTGTTTTGCCACAACATAAGCTGCAAGTTGTTGGGAGCTGACGACCTTCTGGATTACACGGCTAAGAAGCTGGGTATTGAGGTTGGAGGTACAACAACGGATAAAAAATTCACCCTGCTCAGGGAAGAGTGTCTGGCTGCCTGTTGCGGCGGACCCATGATGCGGGTCAATGAAGATTTTCACGAGTTTTTGACCAAAGATAAAATCGATAAAATCCTGGCATCGCTGCCGTGA
- the nuoH gene encoding NADH-quinone oxidoreductase subunit NuoH — protein sequence MFDWLDPYWFLIIGVVKAAVVAVAVMSCVPLLVWLERRLLGRFQVRLGPNRVGPLGLGQLIADSLKLLFKESIIQSSADKFLFHLAPSIVVFTSIVTFSVIPFGEAITIGDQQIGLWGSNTNIGILLFLAMSSMGTYGIVMAGLSSNNKYSLIGGLRSSAQMISYELTLGLAALSVVIMTGSLNLAEIVSQQGNIEGWNIWYQPLTFLLFFVAGLAETNRAPFDLPEAEQELVAGFFTEYSGMKFSMFFMGEYINMITMSGLIAVLFLGGWHAPVAFLDVPIIWFVGKVFILLCVFIWIRATFPRIRYDRLMTFGWKFMLPLALANMLVYGTLKAMGLI from the coding sequence ATGTTTGATTGGTTGGATCCTTACTGGTTCCTGATTATTGGAGTGGTCAAGGCAGCGGTTGTCGCGGTGGCCGTGATGTCTTGTGTGCCTCTGCTTGTCTGGTTGGAAAGACGTTTGCTTGGTCGGTTTCAGGTCAGGCTGGGTCCCAACCGCGTTGGGCCACTGGGTCTTGGTCAGTTGATCGCGGATTCTCTGAAACTGTTGTTCAAGGAATCAATCATTCAAAGTTCAGCCGATAAGTTTTTGTTTCATCTTGCTCCATCGATTGTGGTGTTCACCTCGATTGTGACCTTTTCCGTAATTCCTTTTGGGGAGGCTATTACGATTGGGGACCAGCAAATCGGGTTGTGGGGATCGAACACGAACATTGGAATTTTACTGTTTCTCGCCATGTCGTCGATGGGCACATACGGCATCGTGATGGCGGGGCTTTCCTCCAACAATAAATATTCGTTGATAGGTGGGCTGCGGTCATCCGCGCAGATGATCAGTTACGAATTGACTCTTGGTCTGGCAGCGCTCAGCGTTGTGATCATGACCGGGTCGCTTAACCTGGCTGAAATTGTCAGCCAGCAGGGCAATATTGAAGGCTGGAACATCTGGTATCAGCCTTTGACGTTTCTGTTGTTTTTTGTTGCCGGACTGGCGGAAACCAATCGGGCTCCCTTTGATTTACCCGAAGCGGAGCAGGAACTGGTCGCCGGGTTTTTTACTGAATATTCCGGCATGAAGTTTTCCATGTTTTTCATGGGCGAATACATCAACATGATCACCATGAGCGGATTGATCGCTGTGTTGTTTCTCGGCGGCTGGCACGCTCCGGTGGCGTTTCTGGATGTACCGATTATCTGGTTTGTCGGCAAGGTTTTTATCCTGCTTTGTGTATTCATCTGGATCAGGGCGACTTTTCCGCGCATTCGGTACGATCGCCTGATGACCTTCGGCTGGAAATTCATGCTGCCGTTGGCGCTGGCGAACATGCTTGTTTATGGAACTCTCAAGGCCATGGGCCTTATTTGA
- a CDS encoding molybdopterin-dependent oxidoreductase: MSTETEVKTVTLTIDGQSVTVPKGTVVVDAAKKVDIEIPVFCYHEKLGPFGCCRMCLVEVEKMPKMMTACTLEVGEGMVVKTTTEKVDKAQKGVLEFTLLNHPLDCPVCDKGGECPLQDNTFKFGPPETRMEYDRFNRDKATPLSPVITIDRERCIACQRCTRYSDIIEKDQALVMLNRGFRNTVSTFNDRPYDTRFSGNVIDICPVGALTNTDFRFSARSWDLKNSETTCGHCACNCNMIIGTRVNEMRRVTSQQDANNAVDDGWICDKGRWGYEFTRSKNRIAEARKSGQSDAPKVFEAADEIAESLKKIVEEHGPQSVGYIGSPYALNEELYLYQKLFRQGLGTNNIDHKTHADTPGLPVKHADLLDIETAGLVLLVASDPTEELPILELRIKKAVTRLDVPLAIVNDQKTVLDRFATTRVQYNVGSDPQVLHALGQAVQGQGGSDVEGSTGVSSDQLSGLAEKIKGAGKVVVVYNPAALSSNGAAVMKGLLATLDAQDGVDCLAMPASPATNALGAMDMGVLPGFYPGGLPLSDAATIKERFGEETPLEPGLSAQEMLDRAESGQLKALVIHRCNPVINFPGGARVKAALKKLDLLVVHDMMNTETTELADYVLPSNGPGSDEGTTTNIGGRVQLRAKSLPRETPQDVRILNRMLRALGQETDYKDAAAVLKEISEKVPAYAGLARKTLRKTGKVREGIADSGGQATEPATMGATEDNLVLRVANYLFRHDKILDAESSLAHHFLASTVHMHPDDAGKLGFKEGDHANVSSNGVAVEVRVAVSGKCNPGAVVMPWVSDEQNLQSLVNPEGPTLVTVSR; encoded by the coding sequence ATGAGTACTGAAACTGAAGTGAAAACTGTCACGCTGACCATTGACGGCCAGTCCGTTACAGTTCCCAAGGGAACAGTGGTGGTGGATGCGGCAAAAAAGGTCGACATTGAAATACCGGTTTTTTGTTACCACGAAAAGCTCGGTCCATTCGGTTGCTGCCGCATGTGTCTTGTCGAAGTAGAGAAAATGCCCAAGATGATGACGGCCTGCACTCTGGAAGTGGGCGAGGGCATGGTGGTCAAAACCACAACGGAGAAGGTTGATAAAGCACAGAAGGGTGTGCTGGAATTCACTTTGCTCAACCATCCACTCGATTGTCCCGTGTGTGACAAGGGTGGCGAATGTCCCCTGCAGGACAACACGTTCAAGTTTGGTCCGCCGGAAACACGCATGGAGTACGACCGGTTCAACCGGGATAAGGCGACGCCGCTCAGTCCGGTCATCACTATCGACCGCGAACGCTGTATCGCCTGTCAACGCTGTACCCGCTACAGCGACATTATCGAAAAAGACCAGGCGCTGGTGATGCTCAACCGCGGATTCCGTAACACAGTTTCCACTTTTAATGACCGACCATACGATACGCGTTTTTCCGGCAACGTGATCGACATCTGTCCGGTGGGCGCTTTAACCAATACTGACTTTCGTTTCTCTGCACGGTCCTGGGATCTTAAAAATTCCGAAACCACCTGCGGTCATTGCGCGTGTAACTGCAATATGATCATAGGCACGCGGGTCAACGAAATGCGGCGTGTGACCAGTCAGCAGGATGCCAATAATGCCGTTGATGACGGCTGGATTTGTGACAAGGGTCGCTGGGGTTATGAGTTCACCCGTAGCAAGAACCGGATTGCAGAAGCCAGGAAAAGTGGCCAGTCGGATGCTCCCAAAGTGTTTGAGGCGGCGGATGAAATTGCGGAGTCTCTAAAAAAGATTGTAGAGGAGCACGGACCTCAGTCGGTGGGCTACATAGGTTCGCCTTATGCGCTCAACGAAGAGCTGTACCTGTACCAAAAATTGTTCCGACAGGGGCTCGGTACCAATAATATCGACCACAAAACCCATGCCGATACACCCGGACTGCCGGTGAAGCATGCAGATCTGCTCGACATTGAAACCGCTGGTCTGGTTTTGCTGGTGGCCAGTGATCCAACGGAAGAGCTTCCAATCCTTGAACTTCGGATCAAAAAAGCAGTGACGCGACTCGATGTTCCGTTGGCAATTGTCAACGATCAGAAAACGGTACTGGATCGATTCGCAACGACGCGAGTTCAATACAACGTGGGTTCCGATCCACAAGTGCTTCATGCACTGGGCCAGGCAGTTCAGGGGCAGGGTGGGAGTGATGTCGAAGGCTCAACCGGAGTCAGTTCGGATCAGCTTTCCGGTCTTGCTGAAAAAATAAAAGGAGCTGGCAAAGTAGTAGTGGTCTACAACCCTGCTGCATTGAGTAGCAATGGTGCTGCTGTGATGAAGGGTTTGCTTGCGACACTCGATGCGCAGGATGGAGTCGATTGTCTTGCTATGCCGGCATCACCCGCTACCAACGCTCTGGGTGCCATGGATATGGGTGTGTTGCCTGGTTTTTATCCGGGTGGACTCCCCTTAAGTGATGCGGCCACTATTAAAGAGCGGTTCGGTGAAGAGACTCCTCTGGAACCGGGACTCTCGGCGCAGGAGATGCTGGATCGCGCGGAATCGGGGCAGCTCAAAGCGCTTGTGATTCACCGTTGTAATCCGGTGATCAATTTTCCAGGTGGTGCCAGGGTGAAAGCGGCATTAAAGAAACTCGATCTGCTCGTGGTTCACGACATGATGAATACGGAAACCACTGAGCTGGCGGATTATGTACTGCCATCCAATGGGCCGGGTTCTGATGAAGGGACAACGACCAACATCGGGGGCCGGGTTCAATTGCGTGCGAAAAGTCTGCCTCGTGAAACTCCGCAGGATGTGCGCATCCTCAACCGCATGTTAAGGGCATTGGGCCAGGAGACAGATTACAAAGATGCGGCTGCCGTTCTGAAAGAAATTTCTGAAAAGGTACCCGCCTATGCCGGACTTGCCCGCAAGACTTTGCGCAAAACAGGTAAGGTGCGGGAGGGTATTGCCGATAGTGGGGGGCAAGCAACGGAACCGGCAACAATGGGTGCAACTGAAGACAATCTGGTGCTGCGTGTAGCGAACTATTTGTTCCGCCATGACAAGATTCTCGATGCAGAGTCATCCCTGGCCCATCATTTTCTTGCTTCTACTGTCCACATGCATCCGGATGATGCAGGAAAGCTGGGTTTTAAAGAAGGCGACCACGCCAATGTCTCTTCCAATGGGGTTGCGGTTGAGGTGCGGGTCGCAGTGTCTGGCAAATGTAATCCGGGGGCTGTGGTCATGCCCTGGGTTTCTGATGAGCAAAACCTTCAAAGCCTGGTCAATCCCGAGGGGCCGACCCTGGTGACTGTAAGCAGGTAG
- a CDS encoding NADH-quinone oxidoreductase subunit I, producing the protein MSGAKNLLKGLGVTFRNMVSKPVTICYPEVKREMPTRYRGRHFLNRDENGLERCIGCSLCSVNCPVGCIHVVAAENDPKNPTSAGERYAETYEINLLRCIYCGYCEEACPVDAVVLREHYELADYDRGNYIAEKDDLLVYPEPNRFRVNFLGNTEVMKS; encoded by the coding sequence ATGAGTGGTGCCAAGAATCTGTTAAAGGGACTGGGCGTTACTTTCCGGAATATGGTGTCCAAGCCGGTCACCATTTGTTATCCGGAAGTGAAACGGGAAATGCCTACGCGTTATCGGGGTCGGCATTTTTTAAACCGCGACGAAAACGGGTTGGAACGCTGTATTGGGTGCAGCCTGTGTTCGGTGAATTGTCCGGTTGGCTGCATTCACGTTGTGGCTGCTGAAAACGATCCGAAAAACCCGACCTCCGCCGGAGAGCGTTATGCAGAGACTTACGAGATCAATCTGCTGCGTTGCATCTATTGCGGATATTGCGAGGAAGCCTGCCCGGTAGATGCGGTGGTTCTGCGCGAGCATTATGAACTGGCCGACTACGATCGAGGAAATTACATAGCAGAGAAGGATGATCTTCTGGTGTATCCGGAACCGAACCGGTTCCGTGTAAACTTTCTCGGCAACACGGAAGTGATGAAGTCCTGA
- the nuoK gene encoding NADH-quinone oxidoreductase subunit NuoK translates to MGTTFILFVSASIFSIGAVGFLIRKNPLVMFMCVELMLNAVNLVLVAYSKFLQAMDGQVFALIIMTVAAAEVVVGLAIILTIFRTRHELNVDQIDVLKG, encoded by the coding sequence ATGGGCACAACGTTTATCCTGTTCGTGAGCGCTTCCATATTCTCCATCGGGGCGGTGGGCTTTCTTATCCGAAAGAACCCGCTCGTGATGTTCATGTGTGTTGAGTTGATGTTGAATGCTGTCAATCTGGTTTTGGTGGCGTATTCGAAATTTTTACAAGCCATGGACGGCCAGGTTTTTGCACTCATTATCATGACGGTCGCTGCGGCCGAAGTGGTGGTAGGGCTTGCGATCATCCTGACCATATTCCGGACCCGGCACGAACTCAACGTCGATCAGATCGACGTGTTGAAAGGATAA
- the nuoD gene encoding NADH dehydrogenase (quinone) subunit D gives MSITEQGLLERDKDTMTLNMGPQHPSTHGVFRVVLEMDGEIVRSAEPDIGFLHTGIEKTGENKRYVHCIPMTDRLDYLNPPQNNLAFSLTVEKLLELDELPPRADYLRVIMCELGRIGSHLVWLGTHALDIGAMTVFLYCWREREEILDLNEMISGVRMMTSYIRPGGVAFDSFPEWLAKVRKFVNEFPEKVDEYESLLTNNPIWLDRTKGVGVMTAEEAMNWSMSGPVLRASGVNFDWRKNRPYSRYDEFDFKVPTGDNGDVYDRYKVRVEEMRQSREIVVQALDNLPTGHYKLPDNKVSLPDRKKLHSSMEALIHHFKLVSDGIKVPAGETYVPTEGARGEVGFYIVSDGSNMPLRMKLRAPSFMGIPGMCKMMEGAYIADVVAIIGSIDIVMGEVDR, from the coding sequence ATGTCGATCACTGAACAGGGCCTCCTGGAACGCGATAAAGATACGATGACCCTGAACATGGGTCCGCAACACCCCAGTACGCACGGGGTGTTCCGCGTTGTGCTGGAGATGGATGGGGAAATCGTAAGGTCGGCTGAACCCGATATCGGTTTTCTTCACACGGGAATCGAGAAGACTGGCGAGAACAAGCGCTACGTGCACTGTATCCCGATGACAGACCGGCTCGATTATCTGAATCCACCTCAAAACAATCTTGCATTTTCGCTCACGGTTGAAAAGCTGTTGGAGTTGGATGAGTTGCCTCCCCGCGCTGATTACCTGCGGGTCATTATGTGTGAGCTTGGGCGAATTGGCTCGCACCTTGTCTGGCTTGGTACCCATGCGCTGGATATTGGAGCGATGACGGTATTCCTGTACTGCTGGCGCGAACGCGAAGAAATTCTTGATCTTAATGAGATGATCTCCGGTGTCCGGATGATGACGAGTTATATCCGGCCAGGTGGAGTGGCGTTCGATAGTTTTCCCGAGTGGCTTGCCAAGGTCCGAAAGTTCGTTAACGAATTTCCGGAAAAGGTTGATGAATACGAAAGCCTCCTGACCAATAACCCGATCTGGCTCGATCGAACAAAAGGCGTCGGGGTGATGACAGCTGAGGAAGCGATGAACTGGTCGATGAGTGGTCCTGTTCTGCGTGCTTCGGGAGTGAATTTCGATTGGCGTAAAAATCGCCCTTACAGCCGCTATGACGAATTCGATTTCAAGGTGCCAACCGGCGACAATGGCGACGTCTACGATCGGTACAAGGTTCGCGTCGAGGAAATGCGTCAGAGTCGCGAGATTGTTGTGCAGGCACTCGACAACCTGCCGACTGGGCACTACAAACTTCCTGACAACAAGGTGTCCCTGCCAGACCGCAAAAAACTGCATTCCAGTATGGAAGCACTGATTCACCATTTCAAACTGGTTTCAGATGGAATCAAGGTGCCGGCGGGTGAGACGTATGTGCCGACTGAAGGTGCCCGTGGAGAAGTCGGGTTTTACATCGTTTCCGACGGATCCAACATGCCGCTCCGGATGAAACTCAGGGCACCGTCTTTTATGGGGATACCCGGTATGTGCAAAATGATGGAAGGGGCCTATATTGCCGATGTGGTTGCCATCATCGGAAGTATCGACATCGTTATGGGAGAGGTGGACCGCTGA
- a CDS encoding NADH-quinone oxidoreductase subunit C, protein MTHQELIEKAKADLGDALTSAEVVLGDAVLHTSPEQFRRVAEYLKNDPAMDCNNVSHITGVDYLEQDREPRFEAVYEIHSLTKNHTVRVRVGLDEDEPSVPSVTDLWSGADFAEREMFDMYGFDVPGHPNLKRLIMPDDWEGNPMLKDYPLVWEDIAFSHNADHKSELVQTKAEYETED, encoded by the coding sequence ATGACGCATCAGGAATTAATTGAAAAAGCCAAAGCAGACCTTGGGGATGCTCTGACTTCTGCGGAAGTCGTTCTCGGCGATGCCGTGCTCCATACGAGTCCGGAGCAGTTTCGTCGCGTTGCAGAATACCTGAAAAATGATCCTGCCATGGACTGCAATAACGTATCCCACATTACCGGTGTGGATTACCTTGAGCAGGATCGGGAACCCCGTTTTGAAGCGGTCTACGAAATTCATTCCCTCACCAAAAACCATACGGTTAGAGTGCGTGTCGGTCTGGATGAAGACGAGCCATCTGTTCCCAGTGTGACGGATCTTTGGAGTGGGGCGGATTTTGCCGAGCGTGAAATGTTCGATATGTATGGCTTTGATGTGCCGGGCCACCCCAATCTAAAGCGTCTGATCATGCCGGACGACTGGGAAGGGAATCCCATGCTTAAAGATTATCCTCTTGTCTGGGAAGACATTGCGTTTTCTCATAATGCCGATCACAAGTCCGAGTTGGTTCAGACCAAAGCGGAATACGAGACGGAGGATTAA
- the nuoL gene encoding NADH-quinone oxidoreductase subunit L has translation MFSLAWLILILPMLGFIFLSWYGDRLPKTLAGLIGCATVGASFLVTLLMLAGLLVKNPAERVGNLQVAYNWLHMESFKLDLAILVDPLSVFMLIIITGVGFLIHVYSMGYMKDDPEYARFFSYLNLFIFSMALLVLAADFFFLIVGWAMVGLASYLLIGFWTHKTSAVLAARKAFVMNVIGDVGMVIAAFIIFENFGSISYLEVFAAAPSKFMENDVTILLITFFLLVGAFAKSAQIPLHTWLPDAMEGPTPVSALIHAATMVTAGVYLVARCNVLYMLAPYTLFLIASVGVITALFAGAMGMVQYDIKRVIAYSTMSQLGYMFLAVGVGVFSVGMFHLMTHAFFKACLFLGAGSVIHSMHEEQDIRKMGGLAQPMPMTFATFLIASLALSAFPLTAGFYSKDAIIMHSYFSDYGNFVFWGLAILGAGMTGFYTFRLFFYTFLGKSRTPDAHPHESPMVMVGPLIILAGLSLVAGPMAGWVDGFLAPVFGGDVPHAPHDGLMEAAAITISLLGIVSAVGLYQTGKNNLEFAKTMGAPLYDLMYNKFYVDELYDLLLAKPMRVIGKFLEQRAEREGIDMAVDMVGDQVREGSQQISFLQSGKVRWYAFNTVAGLILVLIFVIFL, from the coding sequence TTGTTCTCCCTCGCCTGGCTCATTCTAATCCTTCCCATGCTCGGGTTTATTTTCCTGTCCTGGTACGGGGATCGCTTGCCCAAAACCCTGGCAGGTCTTATCGGTTGCGCCACGGTTGGGGCGTCCTTCCTGGTAACGCTTTTAATGCTGGCGGGATTACTGGTTAAGAACCCGGCAGAACGAGTTGGCAACCTGCAGGTGGCCTATAACTGGCTTCATATGGAATCGTTCAAGCTGGATCTGGCCATTCTGGTGGACCCCCTTTCCGTGTTCATGTTGATTATCATTACGGGTGTCGGGTTTCTGATCCATGTGTATTCCATGGGCTATATGAAGGATGACCCGGAGTATGCGCGGTTCTTCTCATACCTGAATCTTTTTATTTTTTCGATGGCCCTGTTGGTACTGGCGGCGGATTTCTTTTTCCTGATTGTTGGCTGGGCAATGGTGGGACTGGCTTCCTACCTGTTGATCGGTTTCTGGACTCATAAAACAAGCGCTGTCCTTGCAGCCCGTAAGGCGTTCGTCATGAACGTGATCGGTGATGTGGGTATGGTGATCGCTGCCTTCATAATTTTCGAGAATTTTGGCAGCATTTCGTACCTGGAAGTTTTTGCCGCAGCTCCATCAAAATTCATGGAAAACGATGTGACCATTCTTTTGATCACATTTTTCCTGCTGGTCGGAGCTTTTGCCAAGTCGGCTCAGATTCCTCTGCATACCTGGCTGCCGGACGCGATGGAAGGTCCGACCCCTGTCAGTGCACTGATTCATGCGGCTACCATGGTTACCGCGGGAGTTTACCTCGTTGCCCGCTGTAATGTCCTTTACATGCTGGCACCTTATACCCTGTTTCTGATTGCGTCGGTTGGTGTTATCACCGCCCTGTTTGCCGGGGCCATGGGGATGGTGCAATACGACATTAAACGGGTCATCGCCTATTCCACGATGAGTCAGCTGGGTTATATGTTTCTCGCAGTGGGTGTCGGCGTATTTTCCGTTGGCATGTTCCACCTCATGACGCATGCATTTTTCAAAGCGTGCCTGTTTCTTGGAGCGGGAAGCGTGATCCATTCCATGCACGAAGAGCAGGACATCCGCAAAATGGGCGGCCTGGCACAACCCATGCCGATGACATTTGCGACATTCCTGATTGCCTCGCTGGCGCTCTCGGCTTTTCCGCTGACGGCAGGTTTCTATAGTAAAGATGCCATCATCATGCATTCCTACTTTTCCGACTATGGCAATTTTGTTTTCTGGGGACTTGCCATCCTGGGTGCAGGGATGACGGGCTTTTACACGTTTCGACTTTTCTTTTATACGTTCCTTGGCAAATCACGCACGCCCGATGCACATCCACATGAATCCCCAATGGTGATGGTGGGGCCTCTGATTATCCTAGCCGGTCTTTCACTTGTTGCGGGACCCATGGCAGGCTGGGTGGACGGGTTTCTGGCACCGGTGTTCGGTGGGGATGTGCCACACGCACCTCATGATGGCTTGATGGAAGCGGCTGCCATAACAATTTCCTTGCTTGGGATTGTTTCGGCTGTTGGTCTTTACCAGACGGGCAAAAATAATCTCGAATTCGCCAAGACGATGGGAGCACCCCTTTACGATCTGATGTACAACAAATTTTATGTGGACGAGTTGTATGACCTGCTCCTGGCCAAGCCGATGCGTGTGATCGGAAAATTTCTGGAACAGCGTGCTGAACGCGAAGGCATCGACATGGCAGTGGATATGGTTGGGGATCAGGTCCGCGAAGGTAGTCAGCAAATCAGTTTTCTGCAGTCGGGTAAGGTTCGCTGGTATGCCTTCAATACAGTTGCCGGGCTCATTCTGGTGCTGATTTTTGTGATTTTCCTATAA
- the nuoF gene encoding NADH-quinone oxidoreductase subunit NuoF produces MKILTKEIDTPGLTGIEVYEKTLDGYQSLKKAFEKKPEEIVEMVKASGLRGRGGAGFPTGLKWSFLAKDVFPRYLACNADESEPGTCKDRELMEKNPHLLIEGMILCSYACRINTAYCYLRGEFRHIQRVFDKAIEEAYAKGYLGKNILGSGFDLEMYSHLGAGAYICGEESALLSSLEGCRGEPRLKPPFPAVEGLYSKPTIVNNVETLCVVPFIVNEGAEAYAAIGTEKSKGTKLISVSGHVNKPGNYEVPMGTPTSVIINEHAGGIRNGNKLKAFIPGGSSVPMLPADKVDVPYDYESIAEAGSMLGSGALIVMDDTTNVVAETLRLAYFYMHESCGKCTPCREGTRWMYQLLSQIEQGNGKPDQVELLDDICDNMSFKCFCPLGDAAVGPVASSIKYFREDYEELIADAKAGV; encoded by the coding sequence ATGAAAATACTGACTAAAGAAATCGACACCCCGGGCCTGACCGGTATAGAGGTTTACGAAAAAACTCTGGACGGATACCAGTCTCTAAAAAAAGCATTTGAAAAAAAGCCGGAAGAGATTGTGGAAATGGTCAAAGCGTCAGGGCTGCGGGGTCGTGGTGGGGCAGGATTTCCTACCGGACTCAAGTGGAGTTTTCTGGCGAAGGATGTGTTCCCCCGATATCTGGCCTGCAATGCGGATGAAAGTGAACCGGGCACCTGTAAAGACCGCGAATTGATGGAGAAAAACCCACACCTTCTTATCGAAGGCATGATTCTCTGTTCCTATGCCTGTCGCATTAACACAGCTTACTGCTATCTGCGGGGAGAGTTTCGGCACATTCAACGGGTTTTTGACAAAGCCATCGAAGAGGCTTACGCCAAAGGGTATCTGGGTAAAAATATTTTAGGTTCAGGGTTCGATCTGGAGATGTATTCGCATCTCGGTGCAGGAGCCTATATATGTGGTGAGGAATCGGCTCTATTGTCTTCACTTGAAGGCTGTCGTGGAGAGCCGCGGCTAAAGCCTCCGTTCCCGGCAGTTGAAGGTTTGTACAGTAAGCCGACTATTGTCAATAACGTCGAAACTCTTTGTGTTGTTCCCTTTATAGTCAATGAAGGCGCAGAAGCTTATGCCGCAATTGGAACCGAAAAAAGTAAAGGCACGAAACTGATCAGTGTGTCCGGTCATGTAAACAAGCCGGGAAACTATGAAGTTCCCATGGGAACGCCGACCTCGGTCATCATCAACGAACACGCCGGTGGCATCCGAAATGGAAATAAATTGAAAGCATTTATTCCAGGTGGATCTTCTGTGCCCATGTTGCCTGCAGACAAGGTCGATGTGCCCTACGATTACGAATCAATTGCGGAAGCGGGCTCCATGCTCGGTTCCGGAGCACTCATCGTAATGGACGATACCACCAACGTGGTCGCCGAGACATTGCGATTGGCTTATTTTTACATGCACGAGTCTTGTGGCAAGTGCACGCCCTGTCGAGAAGGAACGCGGTGGATGTACCAACTGCTAAGCCAGATCGAGCAGGGGAATGGAAAGCCGGATCAGGTTGAGTTGCTGGATGACATTTGTGACAACATGAGTTTCAAATGTTTCTGTCCGCTGGGCGATGCCGCAGTGGGTCCTGTGGCCAGCAGCATCAAATATTTCCGTGAAGACTACGAAGAACTCATTGCCGATGCCAAGGCGGGAGTTTAA